The genomic interval CATTTGTGACAACCATTGGTTTCCCTGCTTCAAGAACGGAAACGCAACTGTTTGTTGTGCCTAAGTCAATGCCAATTACTTTACCCATGGTTTAGTGATAGAAAGCTTGTTGTTAGAAAGTGATATCAGGGTCGGTTGTGAGTAGCTTACTGGACGAAGGGTTTAACTTTCAGTCTCTGAACTTTCACTAGATGGCTCTTCTTCTGGGGCTGCAGCTACTTTGACCATAGCGTGGCGTAAGACCTTGTCGCCAAGGAGATAGCCGCGCACAATTTGTTCAATCACTGTTCCTTCTGGATATTCACTTGTTGGTTCTTGGAAAACGGCTTCATGGAGATTGGGATCAAATTCTTCTCCTTCGGGCCGCATGGCGGAAACGCCGATCTTCTTTAGGCCTTCCACAAGTTGCTTGTATACGCCTTGATAGCTTTTATGGATGGCCATCTCGCCATCGTTAGCTGGTTTAATCTGCAATCTTGCTCGCTCAAAGTTATCTACGGCACCTAGCATTTCGTTAACGGTATTGCACTTAATCCGCAATTCCATTTCTTCTTTTTCTTTGCTTGTGCGCTTACGAAAATTCTCAAAGTCGGCAGCAATGCGCATGTATTGTGTTTTGAAATTGTCAGCTTGTTGGGTCTGGGTCGTGAGCTGCTGACGTAGGGTTGTAATTTCTTGCTGAAGTGCAGCAATGACCGCCTCAAGCTCTGAACTGTCTAAGGGCGTATCATCTTCGCTTTCGTCAAATTCAATCTCTGGACTGTTGTCCACTTCGGTTTCTGCCAGTGGCTCTTGTTTCGTGTTCGCAGCACTGTCGGGTTGATCCAGAGTCTCCTCAGATACGGCTTCGGATTTTTGATCTAGGTCTTCTGTTGATGTCTCTAAATTTTGTGCGTCTTCTGCCATGGTCGTCTAGATAAATTGATTCGGTAAGGAAAATTATGGTCTTTGGAATTACAAGCATTCCCATACTTGTTTTGTATCCTAACGGCGATCGCCGCAAAAAAGAATAATCAAGATGTAGAGATTAGATCTCAACATTACCAAATGTAACATTGTCCCTAAAAAATCTCGATCCCAAGATTGAGAAAGAAAGCAAAAATTCAAGCAACAGTTATATTGGGGTGATAAAGATCTTAGCTTTAGTTCACCTGATATTTCAGAACCCCAAAACACTCATTGCTAAATCTGTATCAAAATTGACCTAAACTTAGCCGTTCAAGGGTATTTTAGGGAACAATTAGGTTCAGACGAGTTGCCTTAAATACAACTCTACAGATCCAGACGCTTGCTGTGCTGCCCGGTAACAATTTATGACTCAATCGCCTCTCCCAAAACGGAAACGAGCTTTAGCCGTTCGTAACGATTTTTCCCCCTTTGGCAACAAACTTATTCAATCAGGGGTTGTTGACCACCAGCAGATGGAAAAGGCTTTAGTCGAGACACGCCGGAGTGGTCGCCCCCTTACCTCTGTAATCGAAGAACTAACTGGCAAAGCCCTATCACCAGAGCTAGTTCGACAATATAAAAAGCACCATCTCTTTGAATTAAAGATTCTTTACGGCGTTGATTCTATCGATCCTGAAATTCAGGATATCGACAGCAGCCAGATGGGAGAATTAATTAATACTCTGATTCCCATTGAGCTATGTCGTCGCCATAAAATTTTGCCCCTGCGTCGCGTCGAAGGGGAGGGCGAGGGAGAGCAAGAAGTGGTTGTCGCGATGGTTGATCCCGATAATCTAGCGGCCCAAGACGACATTAACCGTTTGTTTCGACTGCAAAACATCAAAATGCAGCGTATCGTCATCACTGACGAAGATTATCGGCGTATTCTTGATGAATATTTAGAAGTACAAGTGCAGCAACAAGCTGACGAAAAAGAACAAGCGGAACAAGCCGCTGAAGCCGATGAGATGCGCAAGGCCGTTGAACTAGATGATCTAGACCTTGGTGATGATGAGGATGATTTGAACGAGGCAGCCGATGAAAGTGCTGACTTGATGAATGAAAATCAAGCTAGTTCTGCGCCGGTAATTAAACTTGTCAATAAAATTCTTTTAAAAGCCTTGCAAGAAGGGGTATCCGATATTCATATCGAGCCCCAAGAAAAGGATTTACGTGTTCGCTTTCGGAAAGACGGTGTATTGCAATATGCCTTTGACCCCCTACCGAAAAAGATTATTCCGGCTGTTTCTGCCCGTTTTAAAATCATGGCAGAGCTGGATATTGCAGAGCGTCGGATGCCCCAAGATGGCAGAATTCGTCGGGTGTTTAAAGGTAGAAAAGTCGATTTCCGTGTCAATAGTCTTCCGAGTCGCTTCGGTGAAAAGATCGTTTTACGAATCTTGGATAATTCATCGACTCAACTGGGCTTAGATATTTTGATTACGAACCCAGATATTTTGGCGCAGGTGCGCGAAATGGCTCAACGGCCATTTGGTTTGATTTTGGTGACTGGCCCGACAGGTTCGGGTAAATCAACGACGCTGTATTCGATCCTTGCGGAGCGGAATAATCCGGGGGTTAATATTAGTACGGCGGAAGACCCCATTGAATATTCATTGCCGGGGATTACCCAAGTGCAGGTTATCCGTGAAAAAGGCATGGATTTTGCCTCGATTTTACGGGCTTTTATGCGTCAAGATCCTGATGTGATTCTGGTGGGTGAGACGCGTGATAAGGAGACGGCAAAAACGGCCATTGAAGCTGCATTAACGGGTCACCTTGTTTTAACAACGTTACATACGAATGACGCACCGGGGGCGATCGCCAGACTAGACGAGATGGGGGTCGAACCATTTATGATCTCCGGCTCCCTTTTAGGAGTATTAGCACAGCGTCTGATGCGACGAGTTTGTAGCGAATGTCGTATTCCTTACCAACCCTCAGCCGACGAATTGGGTCGTTTTGGATTATCAGCATCCCAAGACAGCGAAATCACAATTTATAAAGCCAATACCCTCAGCAATGATCAAATTCAAGAAGCCCGTGCCAACGGCACCCTATGCCCGAAGTGTAGTGGCGGCGGCTATAAAGGCCGGGTTGATGTATACGAATTTATGCACAACAGCGAAGAAATTGAAGCCTTGATCAACAGCGGCGCAACGACAGATTTGATTAAGGAAGTTGCAGTACAGGAAGGCATGCTGAGTATTCTCGCGTATAGCCTCGAGCTGGTAAAAGAAGGCTACACCACTTTCGAGGAGGTAGAGCGGGTAACCTTTACTGATTCTGGGCTAGAAGCAGAGCTAAAGGCAAAGCGTAAAACAGGTTTGACTTGCAGTAACTGCTCAGCTGAGCTAAAACCCGAATGGGTAGATTGTCCTTACTGTATGACGGCACGTTTCTAATGGGCTAAACGCCTCTACAGAAAATTCTGTGGGGTTGCCAGTATCGACTGGGCACAATTGAAACGAAGTCTTTTCGAAAAAATTTCAACTTTTCACAATACTAAGTAAGTTGCATTTAGAGGAGTACTAAATTCATGGATTTGATGATTGAAGATTTGATGGAACAGCTGGTTGAAATGGGTGGTTCCGATATGCATATTCAAGCTGGCGCTCCTGTTTATTTTCGAGTCAGCGGTAAACTTGCCCCTATCGACGATGAACCGCTGTCGCCCCAAGAGGCTCAAAAGCTTATTTTCAGTATGTTGAACGGGACACAGCGTAAGGATCTAGAAAAAAATTGGGAATTAGATTGTTCCTACGGTGTTAAGGGGCTGGCGAGATTTCGCGTCAATGTTTACCGTGAACGAGGTTGCTATGCTGCCTGCCTC from [Limnothrix rosea] IAM M-220 carries:
- the grpE gene encoding nucleotide exchange factor GrpE, which codes for MAEDAQNLETSTEDLDQKSEAVSEETLDQPDSAANTKQEPLAETEVDNSPEIEFDESEDDTPLDSSELEAVIAALQQEITTLRQQLTTQTQQADNFKTQYMRIAADFENFRKRTSKEKEEMELRIKCNTVNEMLGAVDNFERARLQIKPANDGEMAIHKSYQGVYKQLVEGLKKIGVSAMRPEGEEFDPNLHEAVFQEPTSEYPEGTVIEQIVRGYLLGDKVLRHAMVKVAAAPEEEPSSESSETES
- a CDS encoding GspE/PulE family protein, which encodes MTQSPLPKRKRALAVRNDFSPFGNKLIQSGVVDHQQMEKALVETRRSGRPLTSVIEELTGKALSPELVRQYKKHHLFELKILYGVDSIDPEIQDIDSSQMGELINTLIPIELCRRHKILPLRRVEGEGEGEQEVVVAMVDPDNLAAQDDINRLFRLQNIKMQRIVITDEDYRRILDEYLEVQVQQQADEKEQAEQAAEADEMRKAVELDDLDLGDDEDDLNEAADESADLMNENQASSAPVIKLVNKILLKALQEGVSDIHIEPQEKDLRVRFRKDGVLQYAFDPLPKKIIPAVSARFKIMAELDIAERRMPQDGRIRRVFKGRKVDFRVNSLPSRFGEKIVLRILDNSSTQLGLDILITNPDILAQVREMAQRPFGLILVTGPTGSGKSTTLYSILAERNNPGVNISTAEDPIEYSLPGITQVQVIREKGMDFASILRAFMRQDPDVILVGETRDKETAKTAIEAALTGHLVLTTLHTNDAPGAIARLDEMGVEPFMISGSLLGVLAQRLMRRVCSECRIPYQPSADELGRFGLSASQDSEITIYKANTLSNDQIQEARANGTLCPKCSGGGYKGRVDVYEFMHNSEEIEALINSGATTDLIKEVAVQEGMLSILAYSLELVKEGYTTFEEVERVTFTDSGLEAELKAKRKTGLTCSNCSAELKPEWVDCPYCMTARF